In a genomic window of Candidatus Bathyarchaeota archaeon:
- a CDS encoding 30S ribosomal protein S19 translates to MPLKEFSYRGHSLASLSGMSMDEFINLLPSRQRRSLQRGLTPEQRILLEKLREAKESQKQGKEAGIKTHVRDLIVLPEMVGSKISVHNGKEFVAIDIKPDMIGHYLGEFAITNKPVRHGTPGIGASRSSMYVPLK, encoded by the coding sequence ATGCCCCTCAAAGAATTTAGCTACCGTGGACACAGCCTTGCCAGTTTGTCAGGTATGTCTATGGATGAATTCATCAACCTCCTCCCGTCACGACAACGCAGAAGTCTGCAACGCGGATTAACCCCTGAACAGCGTATACTGTTAGAGAAACTCCGTGAAGCTAAAGAATCACAAAAACAGGGCAAAGAAGCGGGGATAAAAACCCACGTCCGAGACCTGATTGTTCTGCCGGAAATGGTTGGCTCAAAGATCAGTGTGCACAACGGCAAAGAATTCGTCGCAATTGACATAAAACCCGACATGATTGGTCATTACCTCGGCGAATTTGCCATAACCAACAAACCAGTGCGTCATGGAACGCCCGGTATTGGTGCATCTCGTTCTTCGATGTATGTGCCTCTGAAGTAA
- a CDS encoding radical SAM protein, whose protein sequence is MKSRLWFHKPFFLAHAITYACNSKCKTCTYWRMSKRKNEDLSTPRVFRLLDDAYNFGMRGYYLFGGEPTVRSDIGAIVDYAKAKGFLTTINTNGSLLASKAESLRNVDFAFVSLDYFNPYHDFIRGRSGSFKEVMTGIEEIRKIGHTKVVLVTTISSLNFDAVEPMAKLAKDLGVGISYNSVEPTVQLSFENGRTSTPVEDFGLTATQLQTFYNLLLQLKRDGYPLMETEPVLKHFVEGRPWKCEFPKMFVYVSADNKIFSCTYDHTYDLNQGSFSDYFSSGLYQEHVKRAETCNVCIRTCVRGYTYTYALNPLHLMHLVGDARILLQ, encoded by the coding sequence GTGAAATCTCGGCTTTGGTTTCATAAGCCCTTCTTTTTGGCGCATGCAATCACTTATGCCTGTAACTCGAAATGCAAAACCTGCACCTACTGGCGGATGTCAAAGAGGAAAAACGAGGATTTATCCACCCCGCGTGTTTTTAGGCTGCTTGATGATGCCTACAATTTTGGCATGCGCGGCTACTACCTATTCGGCGGAGAACCCACCGTGCGAAGCGACATCGGCGCAATCGTCGATTATGCGAAGGCCAAGGGTTTTTTGACAACCATTAACACGAACGGCTCCTTGCTGGCATCAAAGGCAGAATCCCTGCGAAACGTCGACTTTGCTTTTGTTTCGCTGGACTATTTTAACCCATATCACGACTTCATCCGCGGCAGGTCAGGGTCATTTAAAGAAGTAATGACGGGAATTGAAGAAATCAGAAAAATTGGTCACACCAAAGTCGTGTTGGTGACTACGATTAGTTCCCTAAACTTTGATGCTGTTGAACCTATGGCAAAGTTGGCTAAAGATTTGGGCGTGGGCATTTCTTACAATTCCGTAGAGCCCACCGTTCAGCTTAGCTTCGAAAATGGCAGAACTTCAACACCCGTGGAAGACTTTGGTCTGACTGCAACGCAGCTTCAGACATTCTACAATTTACTTTTGCAACTAAAAAGAGACGGTTATCCGTTGATGGAGACCGAACCTGTGTTGAAGCATTTTGTGGAGGGGCGGCCTTGGAAATGTGAGTTTCCAAAGATGTTTGTTTACGTGTCGGCTGACAACAAAATTTTTAGCTGCACCTACGACCACACCTACGACCTCAATCAAGGGTCCTTTAGTGACTATTTTTCAAGCGGACTCTACCAAGAACACGTCAAGAGAGCAGAAACCTGCAACGTCTGCATAAGAACATGCGTGAGAGGCTACACCTACACTTACGCGCTCAATCCCCTTCACTTGATGCACCTTGTTGGCGATGCACGAATTCTTCTACAATAA
- a CDS encoding cation-translocating P-type ATPase → MPKKPKTKHPQQSGTEKWFKLSAEQTATKLGVDPTQGLSTSEAQTRLQKYGSNVLESKKKESGLHAFARQYRDFMQIILVAAAIISLIVTAKLGTSVALFGLTVFNALMGLKQEAKAQASLESLQKMMKNVAQVRRNGQITKVEEEKLVPGDIVLIEAGDRVPADGRLFVAASLEVEEAALTGESVASPKNTETIMAPDAALGDRHCMVYMNTSVTRGRGELIVTTTGMGTEMGRIAELLNKTKAEKTPLQKQLDKLTLIIAGIAGITFVLMVILGLRQGQAFETLFMAGVALAIAAIPTGMPVVVTTLYSEGTRVLASHNAIVKRLPSVETLGSVSAICSDKTGTLTLNKMTVREFSIPGKNHYRVTGEGYSTQGQLLHDGGAKIDLDEILLPMALCADATLEGNNLIGDPTEGALIVLAEKGGISVEGARKNYPRIAEVPFDSEYKFMATFHNLTDDQGKPVVRAFIKGAPDVLIARSSNYWTPGGKIFPITEQNRSVAVEENERMAKAGERVIIVGRKDFNPQAFDPHAKLLDLMKDITLLSIVGMVDPPRVEAKDSIAKCHRAGIQVRMITGDYATTAAVIGEELGIRGKALSGAQFSAMKDEELEKEVDHIGVIARVAPEDKLRLVSLLQKKCNIVAMTGDGVNDAPALKKADIGVAMGITGTEVSKDAAVMILTDDNFATIVGAVEYGRGIYDNLVKYIRYQMGTLVAFIATFLGAAFFSILGGTPFGPLTVLWINFLVQVPIAIALGFDDPSPGLMKRKPRPLSEPVLSLHRWIRIIFMGLIIAVATLFIEGYYSGIADNQAITMGYAVFSLLSIALGITSRSEIETIFSKDLLPSGRQLGLYIVALVFLFVGAGLLRDISNTTPLTSEQWLICFAFAGLLILVDEITKFFMRRTRKR, encoded by the coding sequence ATGCCAAAAAAACCAAAAACTAAACACCCCCAACAAAGCGGAACCGAAAAATGGTTTAAACTAAGCGCTGAACAAACCGCAACAAAACTAGGCGTAGACCCCACGCAAGGACTAAGCACATCTGAAGCCCAAACTCGCCTGCAGAAATATGGCTCAAACGTGTTAGAAAGCAAAAAGAAAGAATCAGGTCTCCACGCCTTCGCGCGACAATACAGAGATTTCATGCAAATCATCCTTGTTGCCGCCGCCATAATCAGCCTCATCGTCACCGCCAAGTTAGGCACTAGCGTGGCATTGTTTGGCTTAACTGTTTTCAACGCCCTGATGGGACTAAAACAAGAAGCCAAAGCCCAGGCCAGTCTGGAATCGTTGCAGAAAATGATGAAAAACGTAGCACAAGTACGCCGCAACGGACAGATAACAAAGGTTGAAGAAGAAAAGTTAGTGCCCGGCGATATTGTGCTCATCGAGGCTGGAGACCGCGTCCCCGCTGATGGCCGCCTTTTTGTGGCTGCGTCGCTTGAGGTTGAGGAAGCCGCATTAACTGGGGAAAGCGTTGCCTCACCCAAGAACACCGAAACCATCATGGCACCTGATGCGGCGCTGGGTGACCGTCATTGCATGGTTTACATGAACACCTCCGTCACCCGCGGTCGAGGAGAACTAATCGTCACAACCACTGGCATGGGCACGGAGATGGGGCGCATAGCTGAGTTACTCAACAAAACCAAAGCCGAAAAGACCCCACTACAAAAACAACTCGACAAACTAACCCTCATAATTGCAGGCATAGCGGGCATCACCTTTGTCTTGATGGTTATCTTGGGGCTACGCCAAGGCCAAGCATTTGAGACGCTTTTCATGGCGGGAGTGGCTTTGGCGATTGCCGCCATCCCCACAGGCATGCCCGTGGTAGTGACAACTCTGTATTCGGAGGGCACCCGTGTTTTAGCCAGCCATAACGCCATCGTAAAGCGACTGCCCTCGGTGGAGACATTGGGTTCAGTTTCGGCGATCTGCTCCGACAAAACAGGCACCTTGACGCTCAACAAGATGACGGTACGAGAATTCTCCATACCAGGCAAGAACCATTACCGCGTAACAGGAGAAGGATACAGCACTCAAGGCCAACTATTACATGATGGCGGAGCAAAAATTGACCTAGACGAGATACTGCTACCCATGGCGTTATGTGCCGATGCGACTTTGGAGGGGAATAATTTGATTGGTGACCCTACGGAGGGCGCCTTGATTGTGTTGGCTGAAAAGGGCGGCATAAGTGTTGAGGGTGCAAGAAAAAATTATCCAAGAATCGCAGAGGTGCCCTTTGACTCCGAATACAAGTTTATGGCAACCTTCCATAACCTAACAGACGATCAGGGCAAACCAGTCGTGCGCGCATTCATCAAAGGTGCCCCTGACGTTTTAATCGCCCGCAGCAGCAACTATTGGACGCCGGGAGGCAAAATCTTCCCCATCACCGAGCAAAATCGCTCTGTAGCCGTCGAGGAAAATGAGCGTATGGCAAAAGCAGGCGAGCGCGTGATTATTGTGGGTCGCAAAGACTTTAACCCCCAAGCCTTTGACCCCCACGCCAAACTACTTGATTTAATGAAAGACATAACGCTGTTGTCTATAGTTGGCATGGTTGATCCCCCAAGGGTGGAGGCTAAAGACTCCATCGCCAAATGCCACCGCGCCGGCATCCAAGTACGCATGATCACCGGAGACTACGCAACGACTGCAGCCGTCATAGGTGAAGAATTGGGAATTAGAGGCAAAGCGTTGAGTGGCGCACAGTTTTCAGCTATGAAAGATGAAGAACTCGAAAAAGAAGTAGATCACATAGGGGTTATCGCGCGGGTGGCTCCTGAGGACAAGTTGCGGTTGGTTTCTTTGCTTCAGAAGAAATGCAACATTGTGGCTATGACAGGCGACGGCGTTAATGACGCACCCGCACTAAAGAAGGCAGATATTGGGGTAGCTATGGGCATCACAGGAACTGAAGTGTCCAAAGATGCCGCAGTAATGATTCTAACAGACGACAACTTTGCCACAATCGTAGGCGCAGTCGAATACGGACGGGGCATCTACGATAATCTGGTAAAATATATTCGTTACCAGATGGGCACGCTGGTGGCGTTTATCGCTACGTTTTTGGGGGCAGCATTTTTCTCAATTCTAGGAGGCACCCCATTTGGACCGCTCACTGTTTTGTGGATTAACTTTCTAGTTCAGGTCCCCATCGCCATCGCGTTGGGCTTTGATGACCCCTCGCCCGGTTTGATGAAACGCAAACCCCGTCCCCTCTCTGAGCCAGTTCTATCCCTGCATCGGTGGATACGCATCATTTTTATGGGCTTGATAATTGCTGTTGCAACATTATTCATTGAGGGATATTACAGTGGAATTGCAGACAATCAGGCGATAACGATGGGTTATGCAGTTTTCTCACTGCTCAGCATTGCCTTAGGCATAACCTCGCGAAGTGAAATTGAAACCATATTCTCTAAGGACCTTTTGCCCAGTGGACGCCAGTTGGGGCTATATATAGTGGCGCTGGTTTTCCTCTTCGTCGGAGCAGGCTTGTTACGGGATATCTCCAACACAACCCCGTTGACGAGTGAGCAGTGGTTGATTTGTTTTGCTTTTGCGGGTTTGTTAATTTTGGTTGATGAGATTACGAAATTTTTCATGCGTCGAACAAGAAAAAGATGA
- a CDS encoding 50S ribosomal protein L23 — protein MNIDEIISYPLMTESASLMVERDNKLIFVVSLKAGKEDIKRAVELLYEVKVKKINVLITPQGVKKAFVKLTPEYKASDVAIKLGIL, from the coding sequence ATGAACATTGATGAAATAATCTCATACCCACTGATGACTGAATCCGCAAGTTTAATGGTTGAGCGAGACAACAAACTCATCTTTGTTGTCAGCCTAAAAGCAGGCAAAGAAGACATTAAACGCGCCGTCGAATTGCTCTACGAAGTTAAAGTCAAAAAAATCAACGTACTCATTACTCCGCAAGGCGTAAAGAAAGCGTTCGTGAAGCTTACCCCTGAATACAAAGCTTCAGATGTCGCAATCAAATTAGGAATACTCTAA
- a CDS encoding radical SAM protein: protein MKATVVANVFSRFLRNYGELKFAFIQVTTRCNAKCLDRCNIWASKPVDLPLDDATFAVDVLAKNGFSFAYFTGGETGLYPHLAEVLAYAKKKGMVTSITSNGTISHETLMAIRKDLDVLSVSVDHYDESLWDEAKHVSGISKQAKETIHAAKKAGLNLYAITFLNPAWTVTDIERIIHYVNDELGVSFALSYPFASSNNGTFTVGGNLCRSHLQTQTNLRNMVAKVLDMKLLGSDVATVSGYLRDVLSAHDGLPIRYPCKAGRTSLVIDCDLNVFPCYMRQKIFNLRDCQDLKNCCTETACGCEKSCFINCFRETSLASRATALKAVREEIRSNPKFYLKFLH, encoded by the coding sequence TTGAAGGCTACAGTGGTAGCAAACGTTTTTTCACGTTTCCTTAGAAATTATGGGGAACTAAAATTTGCATTCATCCAAGTTACCACCCGATGCAATGCAAAGTGCTTGGATAGATGCAATATTTGGGCTTCAAAACCCGTTGACTTGCCCCTTGACGACGCGACCTTTGCGGTTGACGTGCTGGCAAAAAACGGTTTTTCCTTTGCCTACTTCACGGGGGGCGAGACTGGGTTGTATCCTCATTTAGCTGAGGTTTTGGCGTATGCAAAGAAGAAGGGTATGGTGACTTCGATAACGTCTAACGGCACAATTAGCCATGAAACTTTGATGGCTATCCGTAAGGACTTGGATGTTTTGTCGGTTTCTGTGGACCACTACGACGAAAGCCTCTGGGACGAGGCAAAGCATGTCTCTGGAATATCAAAACAAGCTAAAGAAACAATTCATGCAGCGAAAAAAGCTGGACTGAACCTTTACGCAATAACTTTTCTTAACCCCGCCTGGACAGTAACCGATATTGAACGCATTATACATTACGTTAACGACGAATTAGGCGTCTCATTTGCCTTATCCTACCCTTTTGCTTCCTCGAACAACGGAACATTCACTGTTGGAGGTAACCTCTGCCGTTCGCATCTTCAAACCCAAACAAACCTCCGAAACATGGTTGCCAAAGTTTTAGACATGAAGCTTCTTGGCTCTGATGTGGCAACCGTTTCCGGTTATCTGCGAGATGTGTTGAGTGCTCATGATGGGTTGCCCATACGTTACCCTTGCAAGGCGGGACGAACCTCGCTGGTGATTGATTGTGACCTCAATGTTTTTCCCTGTTACATGCGACAAAAAATCTTCAATCTGCGAGATTGTCAAGACCTTAAAAATTGCTGTACTGAAACCGCATGCGGTTGTGAAAAGTCTTGTTTCATTAACTGTTTTCGAGAAACTTCTCTTGCTTCACGTGCAACCGCGCTTAAAGCAGTGCGGGAAGAAATTCGATCCAATCCGAAATTTTACCTCAAATTCCTCCATTAA
- the prf1 gene encoding peptide chain release factor aRF-1, which produces MGSEKITRFYGCQLTTTNSAKQHKLQKIIASLSNKQGRGKEFISLYLPPKASTEQIAATMKREAECIPTKNQKEADRLQDALKNTLKHIKQQNETPSNGLAVFAGTYQNESDKEALHIEELAPPQPLSSYQFFIDDHFHLDPMRDMLRDQRVIGLIALDAKDASLGLATSENLQSLESLSSGIPGKTGKGGQSQRRYERERDMELTAFFHRVAEHATKAFLEDKKATVIIIGGPGQTKDDFLKGDYLNYELKNAVLKVIDTQSACEAGLREMFEKSQDALMTMCGPQEKKTIERLLTSLNKQDGMSVFGLDPVLEGLKRGEVEVALLTDNSDFVEVNLVCRNCGLPKTQIINKKDSNALQEMKSKACERCHAVEFDVVERDMVEVFEDAAAETNARVEVIFTDSEEKAKLKALGGFAALLRYKTA; this is translated from the coding sequence GTGGGATCAGAGAAAATCACACGTTTTTATGGTTGCCAACTCACAACCACTAACTCAGCCAAACAGCATAAGCTCCAAAAAATCATCGCTTCCCTCTCCAACAAACAAGGCAGAGGAAAAGAATTCATCTCACTCTACCTCCCCCCAAAAGCCTCCACTGAGCAAATAGCCGCGACTATGAAAAGAGAAGCTGAATGCATTCCTACAAAAAACCAAAAAGAAGCCGACCGTCTCCAAGACGCACTAAAAAACACGCTCAAACACATAAAACAACAAAACGAAACCCCCTCCAACGGATTAGCAGTCTTCGCTGGAACCTACCAAAACGAATCTGACAAAGAAGCCCTACACATAGAGGAGCTTGCGCCACCCCAACCTCTCAGTAGCTACCAATTCTTCATTGATGACCATTTCCACTTAGACCCCATGCGGGACATGCTAAGAGACCAAAGAGTCATCGGGTTAATTGCGCTTGACGCCAAAGACGCTAGCCTCGGTCTCGCAACCAGTGAAAACCTTCAGTCACTCGAAAGTCTCTCCTCGGGAATCCCGGGAAAAACAGGCAAGGGCGGCCAGAGCCAGCGCCGCTATGAGCGCGAACGAGACATGGAACTAACAGCCTTTTTCCATCGGGTCGCGGAGCATGCTACAAAGGCGTTTCTGGAAGACAAAAAGGCAACCGTGATTATTATCGGCGGACCCGGTCAGACAAAAGATGATTTCCTAAAAGGCGACTACCTCAACTATGAACTCAAAAACGCGGTTCTAAAAGTAATTGACACACAATCCGCTTGCGAAGCGGGACTGAGAGAGATGTTCGAGAAATCCCAAGATGCACTCATGACCATGTGTGGGCCTCAAGAGAAGAAAACTATAGAACGCCTCCTCACCTCGCTAAACAAGCAGGATGGTATGTCTGTTTTTGGACTGGACCCCGTGTTAGAAGGATTGAAGAGGGGCGAAGTCGAGGTGGCGCTATTAACAGATAACTCAGATTTCGTTGAAGTTAATCTTGTCTGTCGAAACTGCGGTCTACCCAAAACCCAGATAATCAACAAAAAAGACTCCAACGCACTTCAGGAAATGAAGTCAAAGGCATGCGAACGGTGCCATGCAGTGGAATTTGATGTTGTTGAGAGGGATATGGTAGAGGTCTTTGAAGACGCTGCCGCAGAGACAAACGCGCGGGTTGAGGTTATATTTACGGATTCTGAGGAGAAAGCTAAGCTTAAAGCCTTGGGCGGGTTTGCCGCGCTGTTAAGATACAAAACAGCCTAA
- a CDS encoding 50S ribosomal protein L3 — MGHRKVHAPRHGSLAYLPRHRAKKPTARIRYWPEITSESPRLLAYSAYKAGMTYVFTIEDHKRSPNFGKEVMRAATILETPPILVCGVRTYSKTPYGLKNITEAWMKDPPAILDRLLVLPENFDTDAMLEKLQQNIEQTNIVRVIAATQPSQTKLSKKKPDTWEIQIGGGTIQQQIEYAKQLLGKTVTPEEVFKDGQYVDIAGVTVGKGIQGPVKRWGVTKLQHKGRKTKRGIATLGPWNPHHLMYSVARSGQMGYHQRVEFNKRILKIGKNGKEVTVKGGFVRYGEVTGPYIIIDGSIPGTEKRQIRLRVPARPPTEAPEAAPQVTYVSLESTQGK, encoded by the coding sequence ATGGGACATCGTAAAGTACACGCTCCAAGACATGGTTCACTAGCTTATTTACCTAGGCACCGCGCTAAGAAACCAACAGCGCGGATACGATACTGGCCAGAAATTACGTCAGAATCTCCTAGGCTACTTGCTTACTCAGCCTACAAGGCAGGTATGACCTACGTCTTCACTATCGAAGACCACAAACGTTCCCCTAACTTTGGGAAAGAAGTCATGCGGGCAGCAACAATACTTGAAACGCCGCCAATCCTTGTTTGCGGCGTAAGAACTTACTCTAAAACTCCATACGGACTCAAAAACATAACCGAAGCCTGGATGAAAGATCCCCCAGCAATACTGGATCGACTCTTGGTTTTGCCAGAAAACTTTGACACCGATGCGATGCTTGAAAAATTACAGCAAAACATTGAACAAACCAATATAGTCCGAGTTATCGCTGCTACTCAACCCTCCCAGACTAAGCTTTCAAAGAAGAAGCCAGACACTTGGGAAATCCAAATCGGCGGCGGAACAATCCAGCAACAAATCGAATATGCAAAACAGCTTTTGGGCAAAACCGTTACCCCTGAAGAAGTCTTCAAAGACGGTCAATACGTCGACATTGCCGGCGTCACCGTAGGAAAAGGCATCCAAGGTCCAGTGAAACGTTGGGGCGTTACTAAACTCCAGCACAAAGGTCGAAAAACCAAACGCGGCATCGCCACGCTCGGTCCATGGAACCCCCACCACTTGATGTACAGCGTTGCACGCTCTGGTCAGATGGGTTATCACCAACGCGTCGAATTTAACAAACGTATCCTCAAAATCGGCAAAAACGGCAAAGAAGTTACCGTTAAAGGCGGCTTCGTCCGTTATGGCGAAGTGACCGGACCCTACATCATTATCGACGGTAGCATTCCTGGCACTGAAAAACGCCAAATTCGCCTCCGCGTACCCGCACGTCCACCCACCGAAGCCCCTGAAGCTGCTCCACAAGTAACTTATGTCTCACTAGAATCCACTCAAGGAAAATAG
- a CDS encoding 50S ribosomal protein L2 produces the protein MGKRIRVQRRGRGGRNFRASTHKRVAPAKYPAIAPKESFEAELVGVIVDLVHDPGRGAPLSLIEFENGLSVYSITPEGVYAGQQIVYGGKAPAEIGNILPLGKMPEGTLVCDLELRPGDGGKMARSSGAYATVVGHTPQGTMIRLPSRRTRYVDDYCLATVGVISASGRIEKPFLKAGEKFHLMKAKGHKYPRTSGRKMVPAVHPYGSSKRSARRTTTTSHGAPPGQKVGLIAARGPGQKKKRAIR, from the coding sequence ATGGGAAAACGTATTCGTGTTCAAAGAAGGGGTCGTGGTGGTCGTAACTTCCGCGCCTCAACTCACAAACGTGTTGCTCCAGCCAAATATCCAGCTATTGCTCCAAAAGAAAGCTTTGAAGCCGAATTAGTCGGCGTCATCGTTGACTTGGTCCATGACCCTGGCCGCGGTGCCCCGCTTTCACTGATCGAATTTGAAAATGGCTTATCTGTTTACAGCATTACTCCAGAAGGCGTATATGCCGGTCAACAAATCGTCTACGGCGGAAAAGCTCCCGCAGAAATCGGCAACATCTTACCGCTTGGTAAAATGCCTGAAGGCACCTTAGTGTGCGACCTTGAACTTCGCCCCGGCGACGGAGGCAAGATGGCTCGGTCTTCTGGTGCATACGCCACTGTTGTCGGCCATACACCTCAAGGCACTATGATTCGTTTACCTTCACGCAGAACACGTTACGTTGACGATTATTGTTTGGCCACTGTGGGTGTAATTTCTGCTTCTGGACGCATTGAGAAACCGTTCCTTAAAGCAGGCGAGAAATTCCATCTCATGAAAGCCAAAGGTCACAAGTACCCACGTACTAGCGGTCGCAAAATGGTCCCTGCTGTTCACCCCTATGGTAGCAGCAAACGTAGCGCACGCAGAACCACAACAACATCGCACGGTGCTCCTCCAGGACAGAAAGTCGGCTTAATCGCTGCTCGCGGTCCAGGACAGAAAAAGAAACGTGCCATTAGATGA
- the rpl4p gene encoding 50S ribosomal protein L4 — MAQTAEIYDLQGKATGKITLPDVFSTPLRPDVIKRAVLAIQSSRIQPQGRDPMAGKKTTAESRGTGSGIARVPRVKGGSGRAGFAPSTVKGRQPHPPRAEKIIVKNIPKKEAKLALTSAIAATAQKETVALRGHKIDKVVALPLVVADAFAALTKAKEVEDAFANLGLSDDVTRVKDSRNIRAGKGKHRGRKMKQAVGPLIVVADDTPLVNAASNVPGVEVTTVSNLNTEMLAPGTHPGRLTVWTNGAIEKLNTLYGESA, encoded by the coding sequence ATGGCACAAACCGCAGAAATCTACGATTTACAAGGCAAAGCAACAGGAAAAATTACTTTGCCAGATGTTTTCTCTACCCCGTTAAGACCCGACGTTATCAAACGTGCCGTCTTAGCAATACAATCTAGCAGGATCCAACCCCAAGGACGAGATCCAATGGCAGGCAAGAAAACCACCGCGGAATCACGTGGTACAGGTAGCGGAATTGCAAGAGTTCCCCGTGTTAAGGGTGGAAGCGGACGCGCAGGATTCGCCCCTAGCACCGTTAAAGGTCGCCAGCCTCATCCGCCTCGTGCAGAAAAAATCATAGTCAAAAACATACCCAAAAAAGAAGCCAAATTAGCCTTAACCTCCGCTATTGCAGCAACCGCACAAAAAGAAACCGTTGCTCTACGTGGTCACAAAATCGACAAAGTAGTTGCCTTGCCCTTAGTGGTCGCAGACGCATTTGCAGCTTTAACTAAAGCTAAAGAAGTCGAAGACGCATTCGCAAACCTCGGCTTATCCGATGATGTTACACGCGTCAAAGACAGCCGCAACATACGTGCAGGCAAAGGCAAACACCGCGGCAGAAAAATGAAGCAAGCCGTCGGTCCACTCATCGTGGTAGCGGACGACACACCTTTAGTAAACGCCGCAAGCAACGTTCCAGGCGTTGAAGTGACAACAGTCTCTAACCTAAACACTGAAATGTTGGCTCCAGGCACTCACCCCGGCAGATTAACCGTTTGGACTAATGGCGCTATCGAAAAACTAAACACCCTCTATGGAGAATCAGCATAA
- a CDS encoding M28 family peptidase: MTPNRRVGSPGNRAATDFFAQKVSSWGYLVDATPFKCLDYESKEPSLTYKDRPFAVKISPYSLGCDANAELVVASTITELETCDCHGKILLIKDEICAEQLMPKNFVFYNPDHHKRIYALLEEKQPKAIITATSKKPQMVGNIYPFPLINDGDFDIPSLYCTDIVGEEIATKAGKPFELRVEAKRIPTTACNVIASKNPKANKKIIICAHIDAVEDSPGASDNASGVAVLMLVAELLKDYADKLGIEIIAFNGEDHYSVAGQMDYLNRYSGSLNQICVAINIDDVGYFKGKTAYSFYECSGETCKKAQTAFNKFGGLLEGEQWYQGDHMIFAQKQIPTIALTAERVQELMATITHSPRDRPEIIDYNKLVEVAKALKSLVISF; encoded by the coding sequence GTGACACCGAACAGACGAGTTGGTTCGCCGGGGAACCGTGCTGCAACAGACTTTTTTGCGCAGAAAGTGAGTTCTTGGGGCTATTTAGTCGATGCTACGCCCTTTAAGTGCTTAGATTACGAAAGCAAAGAGCCATCGTTAACCTACAAGGACAGGCCCTTTGCGGTCAAGATTAGCCCGTATTCTTTAGGTTGCGATGCAAACGCCGAATTGGTGGTTGCGTCAACAATAACCGAACTAGAAACATGCGATTGCCACGGTAAAATTCTGCTCATAAAAGATGAAATCTGCGCCGAGCAATTAATGCCCAAAAACTTTGTATTTTACAACCCCGACCACCATAAAAGAATATACGCTCTACTTGAAGAGAAACAACCCAAAGCAATTATTACTGCAACAAGCAAAAAGCCACAGATGGTAGGCAACATCTACCCTTTTCCATTAATAAACGACGGAGACTTTGACATCCCCTCTCTCTATTGCACCGACATAGTTGGAGAAGAAATAGCGACTAAAGCAGGGAAACCGTTTGAGTTGAGAGTAGAAGCTAAACGTATTCCGACGACAGCATGCAATGTTATAGCTTCCAAGAACCCCAAGGCTAATAAGAAAATTATAATTTGCGCCCACATAGACGCAGTCGAGGATAGCCCTGGCGCGTCAGATAACGCTTCAGGTGTTGCTGTTTTGATGCTTGTGGCAGAGTTGTTAAAAGACTACGCGGATAAGTTGGGCATCGAAATAATTGCCTTCAACGGAGAGGACCATTATAGCGTCGCAGGACAAATGGATTACCTGAACCGATACAGCGGCAGCTTGAATCAGATTTGTGTAGCTATAAATATAGATGATGTTGGTTACTTCAAGGGTAAAACGGCATACTCCTTCTATGAATGTTCAGGGGAGACTTGCAAAAAAGCACAAACGGCATTCAACAAGTTTGGAGGTTTGCTGGAGGGAGAACAGTGGTATCAAGGTGATCACATGATTTTTGCACAAAAACAAATACCAACAATAGCACTGACTGCGGAAAGGGTACAGGAATTAATGGCAACCATAACGCATTCTCCAAGAGACCGCCCCGAAATAATTGACTACAATAAGCTTGTTGAGGTAGCTAAAGCACTGAAAAGTTTAGTCATCTCTTTCTAG